Proteins encoded in a region of the Macrobrachium rosenbergii isolate ZJJX-2024 chromosome 34, ASM4041242v1, whole genome shotgun sequence genome:
- the LOC136855971 gene encoding uncharacterized protein, whose protein sequence is MAKHRPELFLACFVIGAALGLGGSPLLFFINHPRGDFILAQDVWLQTSLSHGNGTVYWTGSTLWSGLVNSICACRNMCWTMASCLTFSYNAKDSLCILTDKGPHEYHFTPSPGSVIAYFAKSFGNYSSTKGPDGYLYVISSVSLDFNASKDACSRIPGHRLAVFHRMDQMNFFITLWTQLDSPQTWVDLRGTPGGMQWGDGTYMAATELKGKVEIVEVLTLPYAFRYTSSRFDDYTMDADFRILCQGDPSGNGW, encoded by the exons atggcAAAGCACAGACCAGAGTTATTCCTAGCTTGCTTCGTGATAGGAGCAGCATTAGGGCTGGGAGGATCAcccctcctcttcttcataaATCATCCAAGGGGCGATTTCATATTGGCCCAAGACGTTTGGCTGCAGACAAGTCTCTCCCACGGGAATGGGACCGTTTACTGGACTGGAAGTACCCTCTGGAGTGGACTCGTCAACTCAATAT GTGCCTGTCGAAATATGTGCTGGACTATGGCAAGCTGCCTCACATTCTCGTACAACGCAAAGGACTCCCTGTGCATCCTGACTGACAAAGGACCTCACGAATATCACTTCACGCCAAGCCCTGGAAGCGTCATCGCTTACTTCGCAA AATCCTTCGGCAATTATTCCTCCACTAAAGGTCCTGACGGCTACCTCTACGTGATATCCAGTGTCTCTCTAGATTTTAATGCTTCAAAGGATGCTTGCTCAAGGATACCAGGCCACAGACTCGCCGTCTTTCATAGGATGGATCAGATGAACTTCTTTATAACATTGTGGACACAGTTAG ACTCACCACAGACCTGGGTCGACCTGAGAGGCACTCCCGGGGGCATGCAGTGGGGCGATGGCACCTACATGGCTGCCACGGAGCTCAAGGGAAAAGTGGAAATAGTCGAAGTCTTGACCTTGCCTTATGCGTTTAGGTACACCTCCAGCAGGTTTGATGACTACACTATGGATGCTGACTTCAGAATTCTCTGCCAGGGTGATCCTTCAGGGAACGGGTGGTAA